A single genomic interval of Helianthus annuus cultivar XRQ/B chromosome 13, HanXRQr2.0-SUNRISE, whole genome shotgun sequence harbors:
- the LOC110897960 gene encoding alpha/beta hydrolase domain-containing protein 17C, with product MGCVISNLSAKFAFFPPSPPTYQIKKQENGKLNAIYTSSSMPLTSAAGGVDDGGGSCSVDVLSLCTKRGNKIVAFYLKNPYARLTLLYSHGNAADLGQLFDLFVQLKANLRVNLMGYDYSGYGESSGKPTELNTYADIEAVYECLQTEYGVSQEDLILYGQSVGSGPTLHLASKLPRLRGVVLHSAILSGLRVVCHVDCRFCFDIYKNVNKIRNVKCPTLVIHGTEDDVVNWQHGNRLWKMAKDPYEPLWVKGGGHCNLELYPDYIRHLYKFIYDMETMTTKTQLTKIKLKVRLPKKPNPGKSTAGCYCCCIKVGRPRCPKPQCPTCNKCFGKPKCPDCLGLGRCCCFNWNSCCWWPKLKCPDVKLLKCPSCLKCGCFTCLGKCGRCSCW from the exons ATGGGTTGTGTAATATCCAATCTCAGTGCTAAATTCGCCTTctttccaccatcaccacccacctACCAGATCAAGAAGCAAGAAAATGGTAAGCTTAATGCTATATACACGTCATCATCCATGCCGCTGACGTCAGCAGCcggtggtgttgatgatggtggtggtagtTGTTCAGTTGATGTGTTGTCTTTGTGTACAAAAAGAGGCAACAAGATTGTAGCTTTTTATCTTAAAAACCCATATGCAAGACTCACTCTACTCTATTCTCATGGTAATGCTGCTGATTTGGGTCAACTGTTTGACTTATTTGTTCAACTCAAAGCCAATCTGAGGGTCAATCTCATGGG ATATGATTATTCGGGCTATGGAGAGTCATCCGGCAAG CCAACTGAGCTTAATACGTATGCGGACATAGAGGCGGTATACGAGTGTCTCCAAACCGAATACGGAGTCAGCCAGGAAGACTTGATTCTATACGGACAGTCGGTTGGAAGTGGGCCCACACTACATTTGGCTTCTAAGTTACCGAGGTTAAGAGGCGTTGTTTTACACAGTGCAATTCTTTCTGGCCTCCGCGTTGTTTGTCATGTCGATTGCAGATTTTGCTTTGATATTTACAAG AATGTTAACAAAATTCGGAATGTGAAATGCCCGACACTTGTCATACAC GGTACGGAGGACGATGTTGTAAACTGGCAACACGGAAACAGACTATGGAAGATGGCTAAGGACCCGTATGAACCTTTGTGGGTCAAAGGCGGTGGCCACTGCAACTTAGAACTCTATCCCGATTACATTCGTCATCTTTACAAGTTCATTTACGATATGGAAACGATGACCACTAAAACCCAACTCACAAAGATCAAACTAAAGGTCAGGTTACCAAAAAAGCCAAACCCCGGGAAGTCAACTGCCGGCTGCTATTGTTGTTGTATAAAAGTCGGTCGGCCACGCTGCCCGAAACCTCAGTGCCCGACGTGCAACAAGTGTTTCGGCAAGCCAAAGTGCCCGGATTGTTTGGGACTCGGACGCTGCTGTTGTTTTAACTGGAACTCTTGTTGCTGGTGGCCGAAACTGAAATGCCCGGATGTGAAGTTACTTAAATGCCCTTCGTGTTTGAAATGCGGGTGCTTTACTTGTTTGGGCAAGTGCGGGCGGTGTTCTTGTTGGTGA
- the LOC110897961 gene encoding protein SAMBA, with protein MSNSSLTSSPARSSISTTAIVGASGISSSDEVYFSADLTTFQERKEEALRALKEDLMATLNKEVRMLDEDSWMFEGPRSRIHLITRPGGLLSKHAETMKLTQKRNQNASIK; from the exons aTGAGCAACAGTTCACTAACATCATCACCGGCGAGATCATCGATATCTACGACGGCGATTGTCGGAGCCAGCGGAATCTCTTCATCCGATGAGGTCTACTTCTCAGCCGATCTCACCACTTTTCAAGAACGTAAAGAAGAGGCTCTTAGAG CCTTGAAAGAGGATTTGATGGCAACATTGAACAAGGAAGTTAGGATGTTGGATGAAGACAGTTGGATGTTTGAAGGGCCTCGTTCTCGAATCCACCTTATAACTCGACCAG GCGGTCTTCTAAGCAAACATGCGGAAACGATGAAGCTTACCCAGAAAAGGAATCAAAATGCTTCAATCAAGTAG